In the Scatophagus argus isolate fScaArg1 chromosome 11, fScaArg1.pri, whole genome shotgun sequence genome, actTGATTCTCATCAAGTATGTCTGTCTTCATACAAAGACTCCACAATACTTCTGCCCCAGCAGGCAAGACCTCACTGACCTGTTCTGAAACTCCCAGGTGCTGCCCCAATCCTGCTCTCTGGGGTGGATGTACTTCTTGCATTCTCCATGATTTAATTATTAGGTGGCAGTAGTGTTAATCTTCATTGAAACCTGATCTACATTCATTGAAACTTCAGTTACCCTgcattcattgttttgattACCTCGTGTTGTCCTGTTAATGTTCCATCTTTTGCcttgcaaaaaaaaccaaaacaaaccaaaccaaaccaaaccaaaaaaaatatcttaatttACACAGTTTATCTGTCACTATGATATTTTGTCTCCTCTTTATttagacagaaaagacagaaaaagtctatattttgttttgaatagaTCTGTTTAATTCTCAGCTTATATAAAGCAGGTCTGTGACTAAAACCTTTCATGGCgcttgtgtgtttcactcaaatgtaatgtaataattaaCAATACTTTACTActgtaatgaaacaaaagaggCAGGAATGGAAATGATGGAAGACAGTGAATGAACAATGCACAACAAACAGAGACTCATTGCAGTAGACTCATTCAGTCACTATTCACAAAATGTTCAGACAAAACATGAATACTATGCCTTTATCAGTTTCCTCATATTTAGATTTTGTACTTCActgacatgaagaaattttccacaacataaagaaatatttctctatattaaaaaatgacatgttAGATATCTgataattttgttgtttattagcCTGTTGGCTATATGTCACATTCCCTCTCTACTGCATATTGATGTCACGGGAGTCAGCCTGCACTATCTTAAATGTAATAATGAGTTTGATAGATTTTCTGAACCACGAGTAGAAAAAGGCATAGATCAGAGGATTTAGACAGGAGTTAAAATAGAACAGACATATTATAAAGGCGGAAGTTGAGGCATTAAACATTGTGTCTTGGCCTGTGAGGGCAACCCCAAAATACGGGCAGACACATATCAGAaacacaactacaacaacacCAAGAGTAGTGGCTGCTTTCATCTCAGATTTCCTAGCAGTTACTGTCTCAGAATGCTGGAAAGCGACAGCTACAATGTGGGAGCGCATGGCACGAGCCTGAGACACAGCCACCACAAACACTCTCATATACAGAACTACAATGACAGTGACTGGACCAATGAAGGACACAAATAGATCTGCAAGTCCTGAAACATAATCAAtaacaatcacacactctccagTGCAGGAGTTATATCTTCCTGGTTGTTTCAGGTTATCCTTCAGCAGTACAAtgtgacagaaagcagaacacatccaacacagacaaatacagaacTTAACTCTTTTTTGAGTGACTTTGGTGGTGTAATGTAAAGGGTCACAAATAGCCACATAGCGGTCAACTGATATGAGAACCATGGTGCCTGCTGAGGTCGAGGTAACAATGTAGGCCAAAACATAATACACAATACACATCTGGTCACCAAGAAACCAGCAACCATCAATGAGGATAATCTGAAACACCATTAGGAAGCCCACAAAGCAGTCtgagacagcgagagagaggaggagggagttgGTTGGGGTGTGGAGCTGCCTGAAGCGAAAAGAGAGCAACATGCTTTAGATTAATTGTTGTATTAGCATTCTAGCAGATAAAAGCCTTTCATAAACATGAAACTCTTCCTTCACAGTCTGAGATTCCACAGttatattctgtacatttaACAGCTTCATGAATTGGTCAAATAATTGCCCACCTGAAGTGTGAAACTGAGATGATGACCAGCAGGTTGAGAGTTACAGTGAGCAGAGAGATAGAGAACAACATCGTGTAAGTGAGTATGGACACAGAGTGAGAATGCATGTTCTTCTTGCAGGAGGAGTTTAGTTGTGGAAAACAGAGTTCAGCTTCATCATAGGTTTTCATCATTAGAAAGAAGGGAGCAGAAGCTGCTGAACACCTTCAGCCTTCTGCCAGAAGCTCTTTGTCATATGACCACTttatctctttcctttttctaaacccctcctccctctttccatctgttgacatttttttgttacagTGATTGAACTTTACTCTTCTTACTTCTTTATCCATTTATATATCAGACTATTTCCtccatttaatttttctttgttgtgcaCAAGTCAGAGCAGATTTTGTTATTAGCAGTGTATTAATGATTACAAAGATAATCACTATTTGTGATAAAATATTGACAAATAATGTCATTTACAGGGCACTACCCTGTTACCAAGGAAgattaaaaactggaaaaacagtCTCAATCAGATGTTCACTGAGATTTGTCAATGTCTG is a window encoding:
- the LOC124066758 gene encoding trace amine-associated receptor 13c-like, with translation MMKTYDEAELCFPQLNSSCKKNMHSHSVSILTYTMLFSISLLTVTLNLLVIISVSHFRQLHTPTNSLLLSLAVSDCFVGFLMVFQIILIDGCWFLGDQMCIVYYVLAYIVTSTSAGTMVLISVDRYVAICDPLHYTTKVTQKRVKFCICLCWMCSAFCHIVLLKDNLKQPGRYNSCTGECVIVIDYVSGLADLFVSFIGPVTVIVVLYMRVFVVAVSQARAMRSHIVAVAFQHSETVTARKSEMKAATTLGVVVVVFLICVCPYFGVALTGQDTMFNASTSAFIICLFYFNSCLNPLIYAFFYSWFRKSIKLIITFKIVQADSRDINMQ